The Streptomyces kanamyceticus genome window below encodes:
- a CDS encoding polyamine ABC transporter substrate-binding protein, translating to MEQYEPDRLPSPAQLAAMHRSLRNGRGSLTRRSLLRATSGGVLAVGGLGALSACGIPAAGKGKGGVAADDHSADEKRVTFSNWTEYMDVDEKDANRRPTLEAFTKRTGITVKYTEDINDNVEFFGKIKPQLAAGQDTGRDLICVTDWLAARLIRFGWVQKLDPANLPHAYAHLSTQFRDPDWDPGRAYSYPWTGISTVIAYNKKATGGKKITSVSQLLDDPELKGRVGFLSEMRDTVGMTLIDLGKDPADFTDDDFDAAIARLQKAVDNKQIRRFTGNDYTSDLDKGDIAACLGWAGDIVQLKADNPAVDFHIPDQGYITSTDNLLVPNKARHKKNAERLIDYYYEPEPAARLAAYINYVCPVDGVRDALAKIDADAASNPLIIPDKEMKAKSRAFRSLTPKEETAYEEKFAKLTGA from the coding sequence ATGGAGCAGTACGAGCCCGACCGCCTGCCCTCCCCGGCCCAACTGGCCGCCATGCACCGCAGCCTGCGCAACGGCAGGGGCTCCCTGACCCGCCGTTCCCTGCTGCGCGCCACCTCGGGCGGCGTGCTCGCCGTCGGCGGACTCGGGGCGCTGAGCGCCTGCGGGATCCCCGCGGCGGGCAAGGGCAAGGGAGGCGTCGCCGCCGATGACCACTCGGCCGACGAGAAGCGCGTCACCTTCTCCAACTGGACCGAGTACATGGACGTCGACGAGAAGGACGCGAACCGGCGGCCCACCCTGGAGGCGTTCACCAAGCGCACCGGGATCACGGTCAAGTACACCGAGGACATCAACGACAACGTCGAGTTCTTCGGGAAGATCAAGCCGCAGCTCGCCGCGGGCCAGGACACCGGACGCGACCTCATCTGCGTCACCGACTGGCTGGCCGCCCGGCTCATCCGCTTCGGGTGGGTCCAGAAACTGGACCCGGCCAATCTGCCGCACGCGTACGCCCATCTCTCCACCCAGTTCCGCGATCCCGACTGGGACCCGGGGCGGGCCTACTCGTACCCCTGGACCGGCATCTCCACCGTCATCGCCTACAACAAGAAGGCGACCGGCGGGAAGAAGATCACGTCCGTCTCGCAGCTGCTCGACGACCCGGAGCTCAAGGGGCGCGTCGGCTTCCTCTCCGAGATGCGCGACACCGTCGGCATGACCCTCATCGACCTGGGCAAGGACCCCGCGGACTTCACCGACGACGACTTCGACGCGGCGATCGCCCGCCTCCAGAAGGCCGTCGACAACAAGCAGATCCGCCGTTTCACCGGCAACGACTACACCTCCGACCTGGACAAGGGCGACATCGCCGCGTGCCTCGGCTGGGCCGGTGACATCGTGCAGCTCAAGGCCGACAACCCGGCCGTCGACTTCCACATTCCGGACCAGGGCTACATCACGTCCACGGACAATCTGCTGGTCCCCAACAAGGCGCGGCACAAGAAGAACGCCGAGCGGCTCATCGACTACTACTACGAGCCGGAGCCTGCGGCTCGGCTCGCCGCGTACATCAATTACGTGTGCCCCGTGGACGGGGTGCGGGATGCTCTCGCGAAGATCGACGCCGACGCGGCGTCGAATCCGCTGATCATTCCCGACAAGGAGATGAAGGCGAAGTCCCGGGCGTTCAGGTCGCTGACGCCCAAGGAAGAGACCGCGTACGAAGAGAAGTTCGCGAAGCTTACTGGCGCGTAG